In Manduca sexta isolate Smith_Timp_Sample1 unplaced genomic scaffold, JHU_Msex_v1.0 HiC_scaffold_1497, whole genome shotgun sequence, the following proteins share a genomic window:
- the LOC115445691 gene encoding vegetative cell wall protein gp1: HAPPAHAAARPALPRATPLGASSTQSSSSPVSRYPRPTANPPPSPATASGGGNTPRRRPYRHYRAMNRPPPPTPASTDACESEPEPPARAPPPSPAPALY; this comes from the exons cacgcgccgcccgcgcacgccgccgcgcgacCCGCCCTGCCGCGCGCCACGCCGCTCGGCGCCAGCTCCACGCA ATCATCGTCGAGTCCGGTGTCGCGCTACCCGCGGCCCACGGCGAACCCCCCGCCGAGCCCGGCGACGGCGAGCGGCGGCGGGAACACGCCGCGGCGGCGCCCCTACCGCCACTACCGCGCCATGAACCGGCCGCCGCCGCCCACGCCGGCATCCACGGACGCGTGCGAGTCGGAGCCCGAGCCGCCGGCGCGTGCGCCGCCGCcctcgcccgcgcccgcgctctACTGA